GGTCTCGTCGACATCTGTCCCTCCAATGCCTCCTACCTCGTGCGGTTCGACCCCGATGTCGTCCCCCCGGTGGATCTCATGGGGTTGCTGAAGGATCTGGAGGGGCGCTTCCAGGACGTGCCCGAGGGCTTCACGCTGCAGACCCGGGTCGTGGACGTGCCCGTGCTCTACAACGACCCGTGGACGCACGAGGCGATGATGCGTTTTCGCGACCGGCACCAGGACCCGGAGTCGACCGACCTGGAGTACGGCGCCCGGACCAACGGCTTCGACGCCGTCGACTCCTTCATCGAGCACCTGGCCGGGAACCCCTGGATCGTCACCATGCTCGGCTTCGTGCCCGGTCTGCCGTTCTGCTACCAGCTCGAGCCGAGGGAACGGCAGGTGCAGGTCCCCAAGTACGTGCGACCGCGCACCTTCACCCCGGAGCGGGCCTTCGGGATCGGAGGTGCCTTCTCGGTGGTCTACCCGGTCCAGGGCGCGGGTGGGTACCAGCTGTACGGGATGTCGGCCACGCCGGTGCTCAATGTGCGACAGGACCACCCGGACTTCGACCACTCCATCGTCTTCCCGCGGGCGGGCGACATCCTGCGGTACCGATCGGTGGACCGCACGGAGTTCGACGACACCCGCAAGGAGGTGGAGGCAGGCACCTTCCGGTATCGCCAGCATGACGTCGAGTTCTCGCCGGCTGCCTTCCTCGAGGATCCCCAGGGAGTCAACGACGGCCTGCTGGAGGTGCTGTACCGATGAGTGCGCAGGTGAGAGTGGTGTCGGGTGGGCTGTCGACGACCGTCCAGGACCTCGGCCGCACGGGCCGGTACGCCATCGGGATGCCGCCCTCCGGTGCGATGGACCAGTTCTCCTTCCGCGTCGCCAATCTCCTCGTGGGCAACCCCGAGGGTGCCGCCGCCCTGGAGGCCACCTACATCGGACCCGCGCTGGAGTTCACCGACGACCGGGTCGTTGCCGTGACCGGCGGGGACGCCGCCGTGACGCTCAACGGTGAGCCCATCCCGATGTGGTCGAGCACGACGGTCCGAAGCGGCGACGTGCTGGCGTTCGGGATGATCACGAGCGGCGCGCGTCCGTACATCGCCGTGTCCGGCGGTATCGCCGTGCCCGAGTACCTGGGGTCGCGGTCGACGTACACGTTGATCGGGCTGGGGGGCCACGAAGGGCGCACCCTGACCGAGGGTGACGTGCTCCCGCTGGGGGAGGGCCGGGGTGGGGCGGTGGGCACCGTGGTCCCCGAGGACCTGGTGCCGCACTTCCCGTCCGACGTCGAGGTCAGGGCCGTCGTCGGGTTGTGCTCCTACCGGCTCACGCAGACGGCGATCGAGTCCTTCCTGAGCACCCCGTGGCGGATCACCAAGGATGCGGACAGGGTCGGGTACCGACTGCGTGGCGGCACGCTCGACTTCGTCGAGCGTGAGCAACCGTTCGGGGCGGGCAGCGACCCGGCGAACGTGGTCGACCTCGGCTATCCGTTGGGATCGATCCAGGTGCCGGGTGGGGACGAGCCGATCGTCCTCCTCGGCGACGCGGTCACCGGCGGTGGTTACGTCACGATCGCCACGGTCATCTCGGTCGATCGGGACCTGTTCGGACAGGCCAAGACGGGCGACACGATCCGGTTCCGGGACGTCGGCATCGACGAGGCGCTGGCCGCGCGCGCCGAGAACAACCGACGGTTGGACCGGATCCGTTCGGCACTGACCTGAGACCCCTCGCTAGCAACCACGCAGACCTCGTCGAAAGGAAGCACGATGCCCACGATCCCCTCCCCGCTCCCCGGTGTGTTCTACCGTCGACCGTCCCCGGACCAGGACACCTACGTCAGTGAGGGCGACCAGATCACCGAAGGACAGACGATCGGGCTGATCGAGGTGATGAAGAACTTCACCGAGCTGAAGGCAACGGCAGCCGGGACCGTCACGGAGTTC
The DNA window shown above is from Janibacter sp. A1S7 and carries:
- a CDS encoding 5-oxoprolinase subunit B family protein, producing the protein MSQAVQLPPARYEHGGDEFIFVEIAEEMSMEANIKAMLITQELERRQMSGLVDICPSNASYLVRFDPDVVPPVDLMGLLKDLEGRFQDVPEGFTLQTRVVDVPVLYNDPWTHEAMMRFRDRHQDPESTDLEYGARTNGFDAVDSFIEHLAGNPWIVTMLGFVPGLPFCYQLEPRERQVQVPKYVRPRTFTPERAFGIGGAFSVVYPVQGAGGYQLYGMSATPVLNVRQDHPDFDHSIVFPRAGDILRYRSVDRTEFDDTRKEVEAGTFRYRQHDVEFSPAAFLEDPQGVNDGLLEVLYR
- a CDS encoding biotin-dependent carboxyltransferase family protein, producing the protein MSAQVRVVSGGLSTTVQDLGRTGRYAIGMPPSGAMDQFSFRVANLLVGNPEGAAALEATYIGPALEFTDDRVVAVTGGDAAVTLNGEPIPMWSSTTVRSGDVLAFGMITSGARPYIAVSGGIAVPEYLGSRSTYTLIGLGGHEGRTLTEGDVLPLGEGRGGAVGTVVPEDLVPHFPSDVEVRAVVGLCSYRLTQTAIESFLSTPWRITKDADRVGYRLRGGTLDFVEREQPFGAGSDPANVVDLGYPLGSIQVPGGDEPIVLLGDAVTGGGYVTIATVISVDRDLFGQAKTGDTIRFRDVGIDEALAARAENNRRLDRIRSALT
- a CDS encoding acetyl-CoA carboxylase, with the translated sequence MPTIPSPLPGVFYRRPSPDQDTYVSEGDQITEGQTIGLIEVMKNFTELKATAAGTVTEFLVDDESEVSVGQDVAVLE